From Rhodoferax sp. AJA081-3, the proteins below share one genomic window:
- a CDS encoding c-type cytochrome — MPRLLSTLSAACLVALAGCAVEVQNTQPAQALKQQAQPPGSVYAGWRVFQDKCAACHGPAATGTAGAPNLLPAVRNMGPRQFVGLVLNRYDWSAQLGATKPEGAARDALVDDLVQRKAYVLSMPAWQTEPRVNAHIADLYAYLAARAQGTQGPDRPAP, encoded by the coding sequence ATGCCAAGACTTTTATCGACACTGTCGGCAGCCTGCCTGGTCGCGCTGGCAGGGTGCGCCGTAGAAGTGCAAAACACCCAGCCCGCACAGGCACTGAAGCAGCAAGCCCAGCCCCCGGGTTCGGTCTACGCCGGTTGGCGTGTTTTTCAGGACAAATGTGCCGCCTGCCACGGGCCGGCCGCCACCGGCACGGCCGGTGCGCCCAACCTGCTGCCCGCCGTGCGCAACATGGGGCCACGCCAGTTCGTGGGCCTGGTGCTCAACCGGTATGACTGGAGCGCCCAACTGGGAGCCACCAAACCCGAGGGTGCTGCGAGGGACGCCCTGGTCGACGATCTGGTGCAACGCAAGGCCTACGTGCTCAGCATGCCGGCTTGGCAGACCGAGCCTCGCGTGAATGCCCATATTGCCGACCTCTATGCCTACCTGGCCGCCCGCGCACAGGGCACGCAGGGCCCGGACCGGCCGGCACCTTAA
- a CDS encoding DUF2277 domain-containing protein, with translation MCRNIKTLFNFEPPATELEIRDASLQFVRKLSGFNLPSKANEAAFERAIEDVAAAARVLIASLVTHAEPRNREVEAAKARAASLERFSAPTKAV, from the coding sequence ATGTGCCGCAACATCAAAACCCTGTTCAACTTTGAGCCCCCCGCCACGGAGCTGGAGATACGCGACGCGTCGTTGCAGTTCGTGCGCAAGCTCAGCGGTTTCAATCTGCCGTCCAAGGCCAACGAGGCTGCGTTTGAACGGGCCATTGAAGACGTGGCTGCCGCGGCCCGTGTGCTGATTGCGTCCCTGGTGACCCACGCCGAGCCGCGCAACCGCGAGGTGGAAGCCGCCAAGGCACGCGCCGCATCGCTGGAGCGATTCAGTGCGCCCACAAAAGCTGTATAA